In the Limanda limanda chromosome 1, fLimLim1.1, whole genome shotgun sequence genome, one interval contains:
- the rab27b gene encoding ras-related protein Rab-27B, with product MTDGDYDYLIKLLALGDSGVGKTTFLYRYTDNKFNPKFITTVGIDFREKRVVYTASNPNGTTTGKTFKVHLQLWDTAGQERFRSLTTAFFRDAMGFLLMFDLTSQQSFLNVRNWMSQLQANAYCENPDIVLVGNKADLADQREVQEKQAKELADKYGIPYFETSAATGAEVDKAVITLLDLVMKRMEQCVDKPPVEPANGNGATKLSEAPPNEKKCAC from the exons ATGACTGATGGGGATTATGACTACCTGATAAAACTCCTTGCCCTGGGGGACTCCGGCGTGGGGAAGACCACCTTCCTGTACCGATACACAGACAACAAGTTCAACCCCAAGTTCATCACCACAGTCGGCATCGACTTCAGGGAAAAGAGAGTG gtgTACACGGCGTCCAACCCCAATGGGACGACCACAGGGAAGACCTTCAAGGTCCACCTCCAGCTCTGGGACACGGCCGGACAGGAGAG GTTCCGCAGCCTGACGACGGCGTTCTTCAGAGACGCCATGGGCTTCCTGCTGATGTTCGATCTCACCAGCCAGCAGAGTTTCCTCAACGTCCGGAACTGGATGA GTCAGTTACAGGCCAACGCCTACTGTGAGAACCCAGATATCGTGCTGGTGGGGAACAAGGCCGACCTGGCCGACCAGCGGGAGGTTCAGGAGAAACAGGCCAAAGAGCTGGCCGACAAATACGG GATCCCGTACTTTGAGACGAGCGCGGCCACGGGGGCGGAGGTGGACAAGGCGGTGATCACGCTGCTGGACctggtgatgaagaggatggagCAGTGCGTGGACAAGCCGCCGGTCGAGCCCGCCAACGGCAACGGGGCCACGAAGCTCAGCGAAGCCCCGCCCAACGAGAAGAAGTGTGCGTGTTAG